A segment of the Caldivirga sp. genome:
TCATCGCCTCTAGCCCAATTATGTTACCTGTGGCTGTGTAGTAATCCATTAAGGCTGTGTATCCATTAACCATGTAAACCTTACCGTTAATGCCTTGAAAGTACTCGGCTATCTCAAGGCCACCCCAAGTTGAACCCACTGTGCTGGCTAACCCTGTTATTGTAGCTGGCATTGCGCCTGGTATCGCTAGCTTAGTTAACTTATACCATGTTGATAAGTTTAAGTTATTAGCCACATCCCATAGACTCCTCGGTATAGTCTTCATCCCTACATACATGTTGTATATTACGTACCAGGCAGTACTAAGGAAAGCAACTATGAAAACCAGGATCTCCAGTGAAATCCTTAAACCAAGCCTAATTGCTAGGTAAGTTACGAAGGGTATCGCCACTAGGGGTAAGTACGCTGAGACTGGGATTGAGGCTAAGACTTCCAGTATCGGCAGTATCATAGCCTCTAATTTAGGCCTAGTCACCATTAGGTAGTTTACTGGGATTGCAACAAGCATTGCAGTTACTGTTACCAGTAATATTCTAAACCAGTCTAATCCAAGGTAATATAGGTACGTTACCCAATTATCATATATATTAATCATTATTGGCAGCCACGTGGTACTCCATGATGAGTAAATGCCATATACTATAAAGGCAAACAGTAATGAACCAATGCCTACTGCAATGTACTTATCAAACCTGGTTAAAACATTCACTGGCCTTGGCCTCACAGTTAACCTATGGTATATTGAATAACTTGTAGCCCTAACGAAAGTTGGTATTAATGCTCTCTCTGCAGCCGTTATCCTCCTAATATACCTCATGTTCCTAGCCAATGAAGCCCTAATTCTACTGGGTGTTTGCCTCCTTACCCCAGTCCTCATAGCCTCAGCGTAAGGGTCGTAACTGTATTTAACAGCCCAATTAACGAAGGGCCTAAGTACCCCGAAGACAGCGACAATAACCATAATCACTAGTACCATTAATGCCACTATGGCGTCAAACCACATACCCATGTTAACCCAACTGAATATTAATGAGCCTATACCAAACACGTGGTAGCTCTTGGTGCCTAGCGCAATGACCTCACTGACCGTTATGTAGAATAATCCATCAGCGAAGCTTACCAGGACATTCCCAGCCACTCGAGGTATTGTGGCTGGTATGTATAGTTTACTGAATTTAGCTATGAACGATAACTTATACATGTTGGCCACATCCTCAAGGGACTGGGAGATCGTCTTAATTGACTCATATTCCCCAACCCAAATGTTCCAAACTACGGCAGTGAAGACGAGGAAGTCCACGGCTAATTCAACACCAAAATAACCCCTTATACTACTTATGAAGAAAACCAGGACTATTGGGAAGAATGTTATTACCGGAACAGCCTCCAGTGTCTGGGTTACTGATAGGAACACCCTCTCCACTAAGCCATTCTTAGCTGCGGCGTATCCAAGGAACCAGCCAGTGATTATGGAGGCGATGATTGTCACGGCAACCCTAGTGAACGTTGCAAGGGTTGCTAATAACGAAATGGCGACTACGCCTAAGGAGCTCATTTACTGTTCACCTTAACCACACTGGTAAGCTCCATGGATTTAGATATCTCACTGTAAAGCATGTCTAAGTATTCTTGGAACTCCTTATCCCTAGGTGACCTAGGTCTAGGTAAGTCAATACTTATATCGGCGATGACTGTTGCGGGTCTACCGCCAAGCACAATGACCCTGTCACTGAGCTCAACCACCTCCCCGAGGTTATGGCTAACCATCAATATTGCCTTAACTGTTGATTCCTCATTAAAAACCATATTATATATTTCACTTTTAAGACCCTCGGCGGTTATCGCATCAAGGTTAGCGAAGGGCTCATCCATGAGCAGTAAAATAGGTTGAGCAGCTAGGGCCCTCGCAATCGCGACCCTCTGCTTCATTCCCCCACTCAACTCCCTTGGGTAATAATTCTCAAATCCACCTAACCCAACTAACTCTAGGTATCTCCTAGCCAACTTAACTCTATCATCCTTACTAAGCTTCTTATGAAGTAGGGCTATTTCCACGTTCTCCAATGCCGTTAACCATGGAAATAGGGCGAAGTCTTGAAATATCATTGAGATTTTAGGAGTTGGACCCTTAACTTCATCACCCATTAGTATTACCTTACCTGTATCTGGTTTCCTTAATCCAGCTATAATCCTTAATAGGGTTGTCTTCCCAGTCCCCGTGGGCGCTACTATGGATACGTACTGCTTCTCGTAGACTGTGAAGGACACGCCCCTAAGAACCTGAAGAGGACCCCTCTCAGTCCTATAGCTGAATGAAATATCCACAAGCTCCAAGACGGGGGATACTGGGATGATCCCACCATGCCAAGGTAACTATAGAGTTTATAAATCTAACCTCATGTTTTCATCACAGTAGACCATTAATAACACTAATGATGATTTCAAGCAACTGCATCTGGTGTTTACGTTATTAACTATGAGAAGGCGCATTAAAGGAAAACCTTAATAGAAAACACAATGCGACTTACCTTTAAGACAAGTGTTTACCTAGTCCTCATTATTTTCCTATACCCTGCCACATCCCAAACCTCAACCTGAACACCCGGCTCAAGCTTCCCCTTGGCCTCATCCTCAATGTAACTACTCGGTATTTCAAAGGTTTGATAATTCCTAAGATCCATTAACTGAACACTATCACCAGTAATGGATATGACCTGCGCAGTGAACTTCTCAATTACAGGAACCTCCACGGCAGCATCAGTTGGGACAACTATGGTTCTCTTAACACCATCAATAACGCCAATACCTACTATTCTAGCCTTAGCGCTACCATGCTTCCCTGTCTTACTCTTCTCAACCTCAACAACCCTGCAAGGCATGTTATCTATCATAATGTATGAACCCTCCTTAATGTCTCCTGCAGAAGCAGTTCTAGTAGACACTTGGCTTCACCAACATACCCCCTTTTCCAAGTATTTAAATAGTTAGCTTTAATGAACCATTATTACGCTAGTTAAAAACCATAACCTAGTACCTTAGAGTTAGGCGGCTTGAATTTTAATTAAAAGAAAGCGTAAATTACCATGAGGACAAATGCATAATGGGGAATAGTGCTAAGAAGTGGCTTTTACTGTAACTGCCTTAAGGGAATTAGGGTTGGCGTTATGCTTACGACTAAAATCCTTATTAAGCTTAGGTTGGTTAGTTTGCGATGGATGTTGAGGACAGGGTTAACTTAGCCTTAAAGTACCCAACTGAGGAGTTACTAACAGTGGAGGAATTACGAAATTACTTTGAGACTGGGGAAACCCTTAGGCATTACATAGGCTTTGAGATATCCGGTTACATTCACATAGGCACTGGGGTAGTAAGCATGTATAAGTTAGTTGATTTGCAGAAGGCTGGAGTCAAGGTATCCATACTACTGGCTGATTTACACTCCTGGCTGAATCATAAACTAGGCGGTGACCTAGAGGTGATAAGGAAGGTGGCTGTAACCTACTTTAAGGAGACTTTAAGGAAATCCATAGGTATACTTGGTGGTGACCCAGACTCTGTGGACTTCATACTGGCCTCTAACCTTGTTGAGGAGAGGCGAGAATACTGGGTTCAGGTCCTTGACTTAGCTAGGCAAGTATCGTTATCTGACGTTAGGCATAGCTTAACCATAATGGGCAGAACATTCACCAATACTGCCAAGATGTCTTGGTTAATATACCCGTTAATGCAGGTTATTGACGTGTATGCCTTGGGAACGCACATTGCGCATGGTGGTGTTGATCAAAGGAAGGTCTATGTTTTAGCTAGGGATGTTTACGACAAGATCAGGCTAATGCCATTAACCCTTGGGGGAAGGGCTGTGAAGCCGATAATTCTACTACACCACCTCTTACCATCATTAACCATGACTGGTAAGGAAAGTAGACTTGACTTATCTGAGACTAAAATGAGTAAGTCAAGGCCTGAAACCGCAATATTCCTGCATGATTCGCCTGATGATGTTGCAAAGAAGATTAGGAACGCCTATTGTCCACCTAAGGTAACCGAAAATAACCCAGTAATTGAGCTAGCTAAGTTATTCTCATTTAGGGAATCCAGGAGGAATCCCTTTATTGTCAAGAGGCCTAGTGAGCATGGTGGTATGGTGGAGTATTGGACATTCGATGAGTTAACTAGGGATTACTCTGAGGGGAAAATTCACCCACTGGATCTTAAGAATGCCGTAATTGAGGAGGCTGTTAAATTCATGGAGCCTTACTGGAAATGGTTCAGTAATGGTGATGGAGCCAGGTTATTAAATGAAATGAGCAGTATGGTTAAAATAACGCGTTGACTACATTACGTAGATTAACATTACCCATATTAATTAATGGCGTGTACTTAATAACCTTTAATCCGATTTTCGGATTAGTTATGAGGAGCCTAATTAACGCATCAATGTGATTGTCGTAGTCAGGTACCTTAACCTCCACGTGGCTTTCACTAATCTCCCTTAATGCTCTTTCAATC
Coding sequences within it:
- a CDS encoding ABC transporter permease subunit gives rise to the protein MSSLGVVAISLLATLATFTRVAVTIIASIITGWFLGYAAAKNGLVERVFLSVTQTLEAVPVITFFPIVLVFFISSIRGYFGVELAVDFLVFTAVVWNIWVGEYESIKTISQSLEDVANMYKLSFIAKFSKLYIPATIPRVAGNVLVSFADGLFYITVSEVIALGTKSYHVFGIGSLIFSWVNMGMWFDAIVALMVLVIMVIVAVFGVLRPFVNWAVKYSYDPYAEAMRTGVRRQTPSRIRASLARNMRYIRRITAAERALIPTFVRATSYSIYHRLTVRPRPVNVLTRFDKYIAVGIGSLLFAFIVYGIYSSWSTTWLPIMINIYDNWVTYLYYLGLDWFRILLVTVTAMLVAIPVNYLMVTRPKLEAMILPILEVLASIPVSAYLPLVAIPFVTYLAIRLGLRISLEILVFIVAFLSTAWYVIYNMYVGMKTIPRSLWDVANNLNLSTWYKLTKLAIPGAMPATITGLASTVGSTWGGLEIAEYFQGINGKVYMVNGYTALMDYYTATGNIIGLEAMSLILAINVILLSVFLWRSLFAMARQRYRMEGAISM
- a CDS encoding ABC transporter ATP-binding protein, giving the protein MSFTVYEKQYVSIVAPTGTGKTTLLRIIAGLRKPDTGKVILMGDEVKGPTPKISMIFQDFALFPWLTALENVEIALLHKKLSKDDRVKLARRYLELVGLGGFENYYPRELSGGMKQRVAIARALAAQPILLLMDEPFANLDAITAEGLKSEIYNMVFNEESTVKAILMVSHNLGEVVELSDRVIVLGGRPATVIADISIDLPRPRSPRDKEFQEYLDMLYSEISKSMELTSVVKVNSK
- a CDS encoding translation initiation factor IF-5A; the protein is MSTRTASAGDIKEGSYIMIDNMPCRVVEVEKSKTGKHGSAKARIVGIGVIDGVKRTIVVPTDAAVEVPVIEKFTAQVISITGDSVQLMDLRNYQTFEIPSSYIEDEAKGKLEPGVQVEVWDVAGYRKIMRTR
- a CDS encoding tyrosine--tRNA ligase, yielding MDVEDRVNLALKYPTEELLTVEELRNYFETGETLRHYIGFEISGYIHIGTGVVSMYKLVDLQKAGVKVSILLADLHSWLNHKLGGDLEVIRKVAVTYFKETLRKSIGILGGDPDSVDFILASNLVEERREYWVQVLDLARQVSLSDVRHSLTIMGRTFTNTAKMSWLIYPLMQVIDVYALGTHIAHGGVDQRKVYVLARDVYDKIRLMPLTLGGRAVKPIILLHHLLPSLTMTGKESRLDLSETKMSKSRPETAIFLHDSPDDVAKKIRNAYCPPKVTENNPVIELAKLFSFRESRRNPFIVKRPSEHGGMVEYWTFDELTRDYSEGKIHPLDLKNAVIEEAVKFMEPYWKWFSNGDGARLLNEMSSMVKITR